Proteins encoded in a region of the Sparus aurata chromosome 6, fSpaAur1.1, whole genome shotgun sequence genome:
- the rpn1 gene encoding dolichyl-diphosphooligosaccharide--protein glycosyltransferase subunit 1: protein MTRQSPLLATCLLLVAALNLEVSANGLVNEEVKRTVDLSTHLAKITAEIVLSNQGHSAVQSFILAVEEDLTPHLAYIGASVKGDEEEDGTLELQQTTIPGQSGHFYKVQLPSSLAAGAQLKAKVEMTFSHVLRPFPTHVTQAERQLVVFQGNHYLYSPYPTRSQTTRVRLASKTVESYTKLGNPSKNDEIIEYGPFRDVAPFSEDTMKIHYENNTPFLTISSITRTIEVSHWGNIAVEETIDLRHTGAVLKGPFSRYDYQRQSDSGISSVKSFKTILPASAQDVYYRDEIGNISTSHLQVLDDSVEVEVRPRFPLFGGWKTHYIIGYNLPSYEYLYTLGDQYALKMRLVDHVYDDQVIDFLTVKIILPEGARNIHVDTPYKIDRMPNQLHYTYLDTFGRPVLVATKNNLVEHHIQDVVVHYNFNKILMLQEPLLVVGAFYILFFTVIIYVRLDFAITKDPAAEVRMKVASITEQVLTLVNKRLGLYRHMDEVVNRYKQSRDTGALNSGRKTLEADHRALTNEISSLQARLKAEGSDLADKVGEVQKLDGQVKELVCRSCQEAERLVAGKVKKEAYIESEKTLTGKRQELVSRIDSLLDAL from the exons ATGACTCGACAGTCGCCACTCCTGGCCACTTGCCTGCTGCTTGTGGCGGCTCTGAACTTGGAGGTTTCAGCGAACGGTCTGGTGAAcgaggaggtgaagaggacAGTGGACCTGAGCACTCATCTGGCCAAGATCACCGCGGAGATCGTGCTGTCCAACCAGGGACACTCTGCCGTCCAGAGCTTCATATTGGCGGTAGAGGAGGACCTGACCCCGCACCTGGCATATATCGGAGCTTCG GTGAAGggtgatgaggaggaagatggcACACTTGAATTACAACAGACAACAATCCCAGGACAAAG TGGTCATTTCTACAAAGTACAGCTGCCCTCCAGCCTAGCAGCAGGTGCTCAGCTGAAAGCAAAGGTGGAGATGACATTTAGCCATGTCCTGAGGCCCTTCCCCACACACGTCACCCAGGCCGAGCGCCAGCTGGTGGTCTTTCAGGGGAACCACTACCTGTACTCCCCATACCCCACCCGCAGCCAGACCACACGTGTCCGCCTGGCTTCCAAGACTGTGGAGAGCTACACCAAGCTGGGTAACCCCAGCAAGAATGATGAGATCATTGAGTACGGACCCTTCCGCGACGTTGCTCCGTTCAGCGAG GATACAATGAAAATCCATTATGAGAACAACACACCCTTCCTCACCATCAGCAGCATCACTCGGACCATCGAGGTCTCTCACTGGGGAAACATCGCTGTGGAAGAGACCATCGACCTGAGACACACAGGAGCCGTCCTGAAGGGGCCTTTTTCACGTTACGATTATCAGCGCCAGTCCGACAGCGGCATCTCCTCAGTGAAATCCTTTAAG ACTATCCTTCCTGCCTCGGCCCAGGACGTCTACTACAGAGATGAGATTGGCAACATCTCCACCTCCCATCTGCAGGTTCTGGATGACTCAGTGGAGGTGGAGGTCAGGCCTCGCTTCCCCTTGTTCGGAGGCTGGAAGACCCACTACATTATTGGCTACAATCTACCCAGCTACGAGTACCTCTACACTCTGG GTGACCAGTATGCACTGAAGATGAGGCTGGTTGACCATGTGTATGACGACCAGGTCATTGATTTCCTCACTGTGAAAATCATCCTGCCAGAGGGAGCCAG AAACATCCACGTGGATACACCTTACAAAATTGATCGCATGCCAAACCAGCTGCACTATACGTATCTGGATACCTTTGGCCGACCAGTGCTGGTCGCCACCAAGAACAACCTGGTGGAGCATCACATTCAGGATGTTGTG GTTCATTATAACTTCAATAAGATCCTGATGCTGCAGGAGCCTCTCCTAGTTGTGGGAGCTTTCTACATCCTTTTCTTCACTGTCATCATCTATGTCCGCCTGGACTTTGCCATCACAAAG GACCCTGCGGCTGAGGTCCGTATGAAGGTGGCCTCCATCACAGAGCAGGTTCTGACTCTGGTCAACAAGCGTCTGGGTCTGTACAGACACATGGACGAGGTGGTCAACCGCTACAAGCAGTCCCGCGACACCGGGGCGCTCAATAGTGGCCGGAAGACTCTGGAGGCCGACCACCGCGCCCTCACTAACGAGATCAGCTCCCTGCAGGCCCGCCTCAAAGCTGAGGGCTCCGACTTGGCTGATAAG GTCGGGGAGGTACAGAAGCTGGACGGCCAGGTGAAGGAGTTGGTCTGTCGCTCCTGCCAGGAGGCGGAGCGGCTGGTGGCGGGTAAGGTCAAGAAGGAGGCTTACATCGAGAGTGAGAAGACTCTGACCGGCAAGAGGCAGGAGCTCGTCAGCCGCATCGACAGTCTGCTGGACGCCCTCTAA
- the LOC115582770 gene encoding ras-related protein rab7 translates to MTSRKKVLLKVIILGDSGVGKTSLMNQYVNKKFSNQYKATIGADFLTKEVMVDDRLVTMQIWDTAGQERFQSLGVAFYRGADCCVLVFDVTAPNTFKTLDSWRDEFLIQASPRDPENFPFVVLGNKIDLENRQVTTKRAQAWCQSKNNIPYFETSAKEAINVEQAFQTIARNALKQETEVELYNEFPEPIKLDRNERAKPSAETCSC, encoded by the exons ATGACGTCAAGGAAGAAAGTGCTACTCAAAGTCATCATCCTCGGAGACTCCGG agtTGGCAAGACCTCATTGATGAACCAGTATGTGAATAAAAAGTTCAGTAACCAGTACAAAGCCACAATAGGTGCTGATTTCCTGACGAAAGAAGTCATGGTGGATGACAGACTTGTCACGATGCAG ATTTGGGACACAGCAGGTCAGGAGAGGTTCCAGTCTTTAGGCGTAGCGTTCTACCGCGGAGCAGACTGCTGCGTCCTGGTGTTTGACGTGACGGCACCCAACACCTTCAAGACTCTAGACAGCTGGAGGGACGAGTTCTTGATCCAGGCCAGCCCCCGAGACCCGGAGAATTTCCCCTTCGTGGTCCTGGGCAACAAGATCGACTTGGAGAACAGACAG GTAACAACCAAGCGAGCACAGGCTTGGTGTCAGAGCAAGAACAACATCCCATATTTTGAGACCAGCGCCAAGGAGGCAATCAACGTGGAGCAGGCCTTCCAGACTATCGCACGCAACGCCCTTAAACAG GAGACCGAGGTGGAGTTGTACAACGAGTTCCCAGAGCCGATAAAGCTGGACCGGAACGAGCGAGCCAAGCCGTCAGCGGagacctgcagctgctga